The Rhopalosiphum maidis isolate BTI-1 chromosome 1, ASM367621v3, whole genome shotgun sequence genome has a segment encoding these proteins:
- the LOC113548275 gene encoding 60S ribosomal protein L13: MAPSGNNMIPNGHFHKDWQRYIKTWFNQPARKYRRHQNRIKKAKALAPKPAAGPLRPVVHCPTLRYHTKVRAGRGFTLQELKGAGLNKHYARTIGIAVDTRRRNKSVESLQVNIERLKEYRSKLILFPLKSKTNKIKKGEATEEECKTATQLKGDVLPIQQAASKEPEARAITEEEKKFNAFNAICQARLEAKLIGIKEKKAKEAAENPDAAKKATDKKGKGKKKK; the protein is encoded by the exons ATGGCTCCAAGTGGAAATAATATGATCCCAAATGGGCATTTTCACAAAGACTGGCAACGTTACATTAAGACCTGGTTCAATCAGCCGGCTCGTAAATACAGGCGCCACCAAAACCGTATCAAAAAGGCCAAAGCGTTGGCACCTAAACCAGCGGCAGGTCCTTTGCGACCGGTAGTACACTGCCCCACGTTAAGATATCACACTAAAGTTCGTGCTGGTCGAGGTTTTACTCTGCAAGAGCTTaag GGTGCtggtttaaataaacattatgctCGTACCATTGGCATTGCTGTAGACACAAGACGCCGAAACAAAAGTGTAGAATCATTACAAGTGAACATTGAACGTTTGAAGGAGTACCGAtccaaattgattttgttccCACTCAAGAGCAAGACCAACAAGATTAAGAAGGGTGAAGCTACT gaagAAGAATGCAAGACAGCTACACAATTGAAGGGAGATGTATTGCCCATCCAACAGGCTGCTAGCAAAGAACCTGAGGCTCGAGCTATCACTGAAGAAGAGAAGAAGTTCAATGCTTTCAATGCTATTTGCCAg GCAAGACTTGAAGCTAAATTGATTGGTATCAAAGAAAAGAAGGCCAAAGAAGCTGCAGAAAATCCAGATGCGGCAAAGAAAGCCACTGACAAGAAGGGTAAAGGAAAGA